A genomic region of Candidatus Zixiibacteriota bacterium contains the following coding sequences:
- a CDS encoding sulfite exporter TauE/SafE family protein, with the protein MTTLNAVGLVVLGLVAGVFSGLVGIGGGIIIVPALIFLFGFSQHLAQGTTLALLVPPIGLLAALAYYQKGLVNLPAAAIICAGFVVGGFVGGKWAVGLSDQLLRKTFAVVLVLIALKMFFTKD; encoded by the coding sequence ATGACAACTCTTAATGCGGTTGGATTAGTTGTCCTCGGTCTGGTAGCCGGAGTCTTCAGCGGTTTGGTTGGCATCGGTGGCGGTATTATTATCGTGCCCGCGCTCATTTTTCTCTTCGGCTTCAGCCAACACCTGGCCCAGGGCACCACGCTTGCTCTTCTGGTGCCGCCGATCGGCTTGTTGGCGGCGCTGGCCTACTACCAAAAGGGTCTCGTCAACCTCCCCGCTGCGGCCATCATTTGCGCCGGTTTCGTCGTCGGGGGTTTTGTCGGCGGCAAATGGGCGGTCGGCCTCTCCGATCAACTCCTGCGCAAGACCTTCGCCGTTGTGTTGGTCCTGATCGCGCTGAAGATGTTCTTCACCAAGGACTGA